The segment TGGGCCGAACTCGCAGCCATCCCGGACGAGAATCTCGACCCCGAGGCCCGGATCATCATGGCCGACATCCTGGCCGCCCGGCAGGACTACGCCCAGGCCGCCAACATCTACACGCGTCAGCTCCAGGCCCGGCCCGATGACCACGCCCTCCGGCTGAAATTGGCCGAGGTCCTTTCCTGGGATGGACGCTACCAGGAATCCCTGGACGAGTACGAGGTTCTGCTTCGGGAATTCCCCGACGATGTCCAGCTTCGGCGCAAGTACGCCTTTGTCCTCTCCTGGGCCGGACGTCAGGAAGACGCCATCCGTGAGCTGCGGGAGACACTGCCCCGGTGAATGCCGTTCGTTTCCTGTTCTGGATTCCGGTGCTTCTGGCCGTCATCCTTGGTGTTGTGGCCACGACTCCGGGTCCGGCCCGGGCCGGGGAGAGCATCGTTCCCCCGGCCTCCCGCATCACCGAGCATGAGGCCCGCCTGGAACTGGCCCGCCTGTTGGGGGAGAATCCGAACCATTGGCTGGAGGCCCGCATCCAGTTCGAACGGATTCTGGCCGAGGACCCGGGCGACCTCGATGCCGGCCTCGGTCTGGCCAGACTTCTGGCCCGTCAAGGCCATGCCCGCCAATCCCGGGGTCTGGTTCTCGGTCTGCTGGACAACCATCCGGACGATCTTTCCCTGCGCCTGGCCCTGGCCAATGTGGTCCTGACCTGGGGAGATTTCGGTCTGTCCGAAGACATCCTCCGCGACCTCCTGACCCGACCGAATCTGGGCCCGGCCCAACAGCGCGAGGTTTTGCTGGAGCTGGCCCGCGTCTTCGTGGCTGCCCAGCGCTACGAGGAGGCCGGGGGCATCCTCGACGGCCTGCTCCTGGATGACCAGGGAGACCGCGAGGCCCTGACGGCCCTGGTCGGCCTACGACTGGAGGAAAAGAATTTCCCGGCCGCCCTGGCCCTCCTCGACCATTCGGCCCTGCTCGTTGATGGTACGTCCTTGGATCCGAACCTCCTTCGCCTTCGATCCCGGGCTCTGGCCGGAACCGGTGACTACCGGGCCGCCCTCGGGGCTCTTGACGCCCGCTGCCTGTCCACTCCAGATGACGACCTGAACCGGGCCGAGCTCTGGCTGAAAATGAACGAGCCGGACCGGGCCCAGGAAATCCTGACCCATGTTGTCGCTCGCCATCCGGATCAAATCCGGGCCCGTCTGCTTTTGGCCGATCTGGATCCGGACGCGACCAA is part of the Deltaproteobacteria bacterium genome and harbors:
- a CDS encoding tetratricopeptide repeat protein, with the protein product MKTLWLAVCCAVLFAWAAPRLEAQPVRPGQELVKPDLPRPSLPKPGDEIPDWQAWLELARLQSYVGQYDDSLASYAMVIREKPDFILARLERAKVMTWAGRQDEAWAELAAIPDENLDPEARIIMADILAARQDYAQAANIYTRQLQARPDDHALRLKLAEVLSWDGRYQESLDEYEVLLREFPDDVQLRRKYAFVLSWAGRQEDAIRELRETLPR
- a CDS encoding tetratricopeptide repeat protein is translated as MNAVRFLFWIPVLLAVILGVVATTPGPARAGESIVPPASRITEHEARLELARLLGENPNHWLEARIQFERILAEDPGDLDAGLGLARLLARQGHARQSRGLVLGLLDNHPDDLSLRLALANVVLTWGDFGLSEDILRDLLTRPNLGPAQQREVLLELARVFVAAQRYEEAGGILDGLLLDDQGDREALTALVGLRLEEKNFPAALALLDHSALLVDGTSLDPNLLRLRSRALAGTGDYRAALGALDARCLSTPDDDLNRAELWLKMNEPDRAQEILTHVVARHPDQIRARLLLADLDPDATKVHTPDFVAQLCQNATSPARLTLWGDEYARVLAFEPARACYQAALDLDPEFFPASLGLIQTEASARRYNASLALLDDLLTELPHTAKLLLLQARVLSWAGRYDESLAAYQALHERWPHDPVPIMESARVAFWAKEPDTAQTLYQT